A portion of the Paenibacillus sp. PvR098 genome contains these proteins:
- a CDS encoding ATP-binding protein: protein MASKLRKYGDRGANRSKAPFGLKQPNQVVLTIEDDGAGIEAEKIKQSAICKELITTQQADSMSEQELIHLIFLPGFSTANAVSDISGRGVGMDIVRNHIEKLNGLIDVETNLGQGTKFTIKLPLTLAIVR, encoded by the coding sequence ATGGCATCGAAGCTACGGAAGTACGGAGACAGAGGGGCAAACCGCTCAAAGGCACCGTTCGGATTAAAGCAACCCAACCAAGTCGTTTTAACCATTGAAGATGACGGAGCCGGTATTGAAGCTGAGAAAATAAAGCAGTCGGCCATTTGCAAGGAACTCATCACTACCCAGCAAGCGGATTCAATGAGTGAACAGGAACTCATTCATTTGATTTTTTTGCCCGGATTTTCTACCGCCAATGCCGTTAGCGACATTTCCGGCCGAGGTGTTGGAATGGACATTGTAAGGAATCATATTGAAAAACTAAATGGGCTTATTGACGTAGAAACGAATCTGGGGCAAGGAACGAAGTTCACGATCAAACTGCCGTTAACTTTGGCTATTGTGCGGTGA
- a CDS encoding methyl-accepting chemotaxis protein → MTQATKEQAAGVQEVIGGVVNAREQARQITVATGEQAKQAEGIVLAVENVTKQAEMVTVGTKEQAQGVEEIIKGVANAREQVRQITVSVGEQAKQGKDIAYSMENVTKQAEMVTTATKEQAQGVEEVIKGIVNAREQVRQIAAAAVQQTRQGQDMVKAVQNVTKQAADVREGTKEELKQMERLNKGMTGTERVMLQNIRDVEQTVAVTRELVQQSSAIQKSLAALQP, encoded by the coding sequence GTGACGCAAGCTACTAAAGAACAAGCAGCGGGAGTACAAGAGGTCATTGGCGGTGTGGTGAACGCCCGTGAACAGGCGCGACAAATTACCGTTGCTACCGGCGAACAGGCCAAGCAAGCGGAAGGTATTGTTCTCGCAGTAGAAAACGTAACTAAACAAGCTGAAATGGTTACTGTGGGCACGAAAGAACAGGCACAAGGTGTGGAGGAGATTATCAAGGGAGTCGCCAACGCGCGGGAGCAGGTTCGTCAGATCACTGTCTCTGTCGGAGAGCAAGCGAAGCAGGGAAAAGACATTGCATATTCAATGGAAAATGTAACGAAGCAAGCGGAAATGGTAACAACAGCGACCAAAGAACAAGCCCAAGGGGTTGAAGAAGTCATTAAGGGGATTGTCAATGCGCGGGAGCAGGTTCGTCAGATCGCAGCAGCTGCGGTACAACAAACCAGACAAGGCCAGGATATGGTTAAAGCGGTGCAAAACGTAACCAAGCAAGCTGCCGATGTGAGGGAGGGAACCAAGGAGGAGCTAAAACAAATGGAACGGTTAAATAAGGGCATGACCGGAACCGAACGAGTGATGCTCCAGAACATAAGGGACGTTGAACAGACTGTGGCCGTGACCAGGGAGCTTGTCCAGCAATCTTCTGCGATCCAAAAGTCACTTGCAGCATTGCAGCCGTAA
- a CDS encoding protein-glutamate O-methyltransferase CheR: MDNQLVQMQGSSLRLLAQMIYDFCGIHYLDNLPGLASKISRRLSALDMSCWEYTEYLRQVTREWDILVEHITINETYFFREEGHLNELRDSIINLYKNSQGLKIWSAACSTGEEPYSIGMTMADCGKLPLESINIMASDINRKVLGIAEKGWYHKNSLCFRRTTPEQLEKFFDKEGDGYEVKSHIKDLVEYRQINLLDEKQVELVGEVDMIFCRNVLIYFDSATITKILTRFHSLLKPGGFLFLGHAETIRGMNGFFETINAQTTFYYKKGITI, from the coding sequence ATGGATAATCAACTTGTTCAGATGCAGGGTTCATCTTTACGTCTTTTGGCCCAAATGATTTATGACTTCTGTGGAATCCATTATCTAGACAATCTTCCCGGACTGGCATCCAAAATTTCACGGAGGCTATCTGCGCTGGATATGTCTTGTTGGGAGTATACGGAATATCTGCGGCAAGTCACTCGTGAGTGGGATATCCTAGTCGAACATATCACTATTAACGAAACCTATTTCTTTCGGGAAGAGGGGCACTTGAATGAGTTGCGGGATTCCATTATAAATTTGTATAAGAATTCTCAAGGCCTTAAGATATGGAGCGCAGCTTGTTCTACTGGAGAAGAACCATACAGCATCGGAATGACGATGGCCGACTGCGGGAAACTGCCGCTCGAGTCAATAAACATTATGGCCTCCGATATTAACAGAAAAGTTCTTGGTATTGCGGAAAAAGGATGGTATCACAAAAATTCTTTGTGCTTTCGTAGAACCACACCCGAGCAATTAGAGAAGTTCTTTGATAAAGAAGGCGATGGGTACGAGGTAAAAAGCCATATTAAAGATCTAGTGGAGTATCGGCAGATTAATCTTTTGGACGAAAAACAAGTAGAGCTGGTTGGGGAAGTGGATATGATATTCTGCCGCAATGTACTTATTTACTTCGATTCAGCGACGATAACGAAAATACTTACACGGTTCCACTCCTTATTAAAGCCAGGAGGCTTTTTGTTTCTTGGGCATGCGGAAACCATCCGTGGCATGAACGGCTTTTTTGAAACGATTAACGCCCAAACCACTTTTTACTATAAGAAGGGAATAACCATATGA